A single Anopheles maculipalpis chromosome 3RL, idAnoMacuDA_375_x, whole genome shotgun sequence DNA region contains:
- the LOC126564002 gene encoding probable WRKY transcription factor protein 1, protein MDRSVDSIGSCSLDVDADSTDFSDTSGELNFLTPISGKDITREFTAGIKERCMLPVINCQAVTSVLDPVTGHISTVLTTTTAANTQQQQPLLGGGDSSPTAATNKKPSYLNLACCVNGYSNLTTYDSKLRQDINKSREVSPSRPIIATLHYNRTDSGTGGHLLTAPTLSYVSMNNTINNNNNNNNYSGSATGLSGGNRMLKMNGASVVNGAGRMRGINGSVMSPPGGGTDMTDNAASLGMFNGNGSFVGSMRTKVISSQSQISSHMRDEGQAQLMKPKKSFIQQRVEKLYGASDVVVLNKQNYSSSERKYLNNIANENNGGTPVKMLMHHHGLAGQHPSSIGNGTTRNGSANVADSLRHVTNGTANGTPFGSVDENNKQINGGEVGEDADVDSLPVLRHLRPEFRAQLQIFSPKKVPKPSPNRTATSAANGNVTHANGNTAEENANQHPVSKPRYAPQSNGNSYTDQFEQVNVSREEQMQDHHHKNLNGTDGTTTHRSVMKSAQFSSHTTHTTTTTTTTINNQRHTEPEQEDTLNSSSRHHSNASARSADPQQTDVVEQQRHEEASQSYRSNSSVSSTVSSSSTVMVEEKMRSLVVVSATSTDDIGVGRMSTSDGSSATTTTNAVPDEQNAMTVVATSVIESQQQNDSVQPSNHSSSNNNVSNGLEHVPAAAKDQELLCALEKSVSGEIVNCDSSKIQQQPAVTVVDTMRTSNGSTTMDSVEHLEAECDNQSSNKTSLIEATTNGTNSSSTSSNNHNNVLDGNHFLRILKTEQKRLGTMADDVEKEINQLKADGTVVLGEDINGYILVAIGKARLLCSQKMKQFEDLCYTNLNQSPDEKFQTTGEDLRGFWDMVMLQVNNVDASFDEIDSFRKNDWRKPIPKSPPPARNGTAPRTTKLVKRPYKTQTTASNGGSTVTDGSNGVEAKKASAALAAAKREAQRKQLMEMKRKQKLANSQQQAAVEIYAPTNEEPAQNGNDNAASVLIASSALVDTS, encoded by the exons ATGGATAGAAGTGTAGATTCCATCGGTAGTTGCTCGcttgatgttgatgctgattCGACTGATTTCTCAG ATACCTCCGGAGAGCTAAACTTCTTAACACCAATATCCGGCAAGGACATTACGCGCGAATTTACGGCCGGCATCAAGGAGCGTTGTATGCTACCGGTAATTAACTGTCAGGCAGTCACGAGCGTACTAGATCCGGTAACCGGTCACATCAGTACCGTGCTTACGACAACCACAGCCGCCAAcacgcagcaacaacaacctcTGCTTGGTGGTGGGGACAGTTCACCAACGGCAGCCACGAACAAGAAACCGAGCTATCTTAACCTGGCCTGCTGCGTCAATGGCTACTCGAACCTGACGACGTACGATTCGAAACTCCGCCAGGACATTAATAAGTCGCGCGAAGTTTCACCCAGCCGTCCGATCATAGCGACGCTGCATTACAACCGAACCGATTCCGGTACCGGTGGGCATCTGCTAACGGCGCCCACCCTTAGCTACGTTAGCATgaacaacaccatcaacaacaacaacaacaacaacaattacAGTGGTAGTGCAACAGGACTCAGTGGTGGTAATCGAATGCTCAAAATGAACGGAGCGAGTGTTGTGAATGGTGCGGGAAGGATGCGAGGAATCAATGGATCGGTCATGTCACCCCCGGGCGGTGGTACTGATATGACCGATAATGCTGCATCGCTTGGAATGTTTAACGGAAATGGCAGTTTTGTCGGTAGCATGAGAACGAAGGTAATTTCCTCCCAGTCACAGATCAGCAGCCACATGCGGGACGAAGGCCAAGCGCAGCTGATGAAGCCGAAAAAGAGTTTTATCCAGCAGCGCGTCGAGAAGCTGTACGGTGCGAGTGATGTCGTGGTGCTCAACAAACAGAATTACAGCAGCAGTGAACGGAAGTACCTCAATAACATTGCGAACGAAAATAATGGCGGAACGCCGGTGAAAATGCTGATGCATCATCACGGTCTGGCTGGACAGCATCCGTCATCGATCGGGAATGGAACAACACGAAATGGTTCAGCGAACGTTGCGGATAGTCTTCGGCACGTGACAAACGGCACCGCCAATGGTACGCCGTTCGGTTCTGTGGAtgaaaacaacaagcaaatcAATGGCGGTGAAGTTGGTGAGGATGCGGATGTGGATTCGTTACCAGTGTTACGACATCTGCGGCCTGAGTTTCGTGCACAGTTGCAAATTTTTTCCCCGAAAAAAGTACCGAAACCATCACCAAATCGTACGGCCACCAGCGCCGCCAATGGCAATGTAACGCATGCGAATGGTAACACTGCGGAAGAGAATGCGAATCAACACCCGGTGTCGAAACCACGATATGCACCGCAATCCAATGGTAACAGTTACACCGATCAATTCGAGCAGGTAAATGTTTCGCGGGAGGAACAAATGCAAGACCATCACCACAAGAATCTAAACGGTACGGACGGTACAACGACTCATCGATCGGTGATGAAAAGTGCTCAATTTTCTTCGCATActacacacaccaccaccaccactactactactatcaACAATCAACGGCATACTGAGCCGGAGCAGGAAGATACGttaaacagcagcagccgtcACCATAGTAACGCTAGTGCACGTTCCGCAGATCCACAGCAAACCGACGTAGTAGAGCAGCAGCGTCACGAAGAAGCGTCACAGAGCTACCGTTCTAACAGCAGTGTCTCGTCGACGGTATCATCGTCATCGACGGTGATGGTGGAGGAAAAGATGCGCTCGCTGGTAGTGGTGTCGGCGACTAGCACCGACGATATCGGTGTTGGTCGAATGTCGACTTCCGATGGCAGTAGcgccaccacaaccaccaacgCCGTACCTGACGAGCAGAATGCGATGACAGTAGTCGCCACGAGTGTGATCGAAAGCCAGCAGCAGAACGACAGTGTCCAACCAAGcaaccacagcagcagcaataacaACGTTAGCAACGGGCTTGAACACGTACCTGCAGCAGCAAAGGATCAGGAACTGTTGTGCGCTCTTGAAAAATCTGTCAGTGGAGAAATTGTAAATTGTGATAGTAGTAAAATCCAGCAGCAGCCGGCAGTGACCGTGGTGGATACTATGCGCACCTCGAACGGCAGCACGACGATGGATAGCGTAGAGCATCTGGAGGCGGAATGTGACAACCAATCAAGTAATAAGACGTCCTTAATCGAAGCAACCACGAATGggaccaacagcagcagcaccagcagcaataatcataataatgtACTCGATGGCAACCATTTCCTGCGGATTCTAAAAACCGAACAGAAGCGGCTTGGAACAATGGCTGACGATGTGGAAAAGGAGATCAATCAGTTGAAG gCTGATGGTACTGTGGTGCTCGGCGAGGACATAAACGGATACATCCTGGTTGCCATTGGCAAGGCGCGTCTGCTATGCTCccagaaaatgaaacaatttgaaG ATTTGTGTTACACGAACCTAAACCAATCGCCGGACGAAAAGTTTCAAACGACTGGCGAAGATTTGAGAGGATTCTGGGACATGGTGATGCTGCAGGTAAACAACGTTGATGCCAGCTTTGACGAAATTGATTCGTTCCGGAAAAACGATTGGCGG AAACCAATTCCTAAGAGTCCACCACCAGCCCGCAATGGTACAGCGCCCCGCACGACCAAGCTGGTAAAGCGTCCGTACAAAACGCAGACAACCGCATCGAACGGTGGTTCCACCGTGACGGACGGCAGCAATGGTGTCGAAGCAAAAAAGGCATCCGCCGCGCTGGCGGCCGCCAAACGTGAAGCGCAACGGAAGCAGTTGATGGAAATGAAGCGCAAGCAGAAGCTGGCCAACAGCCAACAGCAGGCGGCAGTAGAAATCTATGCCCCGACGAATGAGGAACCAGCACAAAATGGTAATGACAACGCTGCTTCGGTGCTGATCGCGTCTTCGGCACTGGTCGATACGAGTTGA